The DNA region GGTGACGGCGGCGGGCGGCAATCATCCCGCGTTGGTCGGGCGCGCGCCCTATGACCTGCTGATCGCCAACATCCTGGCCGGACCGTTGATCGAGCTGGCGCCCTCCTTATGCGCGCTGGTCGAGGATGGCGGCACGATCGTGCTCGCCGGGTTGCTGAACACGCAAGCCGACGCAGTGATCGCCGCCTATCGGGCGCAGGGGATGCGGCTGGCCGAACGCAGCGACCGGGGCGATTGGCCGACCCTGCGCCTGCGCAAGCGGCCGAGCATCGGCTGGAAACGGCCCAAGCGCATCAATCCCGCCGCGCGCGGCGAAGCGCCCGGTTTCGGCAGCATTTGACCCTTAGCGAAGGTATCGACCATGAGCATCACCCGCACCGTCATCGTTCAGAATATGGCCGGCTCACCCTTCGAGCATGTCGCCGTGTTCGATGACACGGCTGGCCCATTACCGGGCGTGCTGCTCTTCCCCAATGTGCTGGGCACCAAGGAAGCCGACTTTGCTTATGCGGAAAAGGTCGCGGCGCTGGGCTATGCGGTGCTGGTCGCCGACGTCTATGGACAGGGCAAGCGCACCAGCCGGGCCGATAGCGATGCCGGGCGTTACATGAACGCGCTGAACGCCGACCGCGCCTTATTGCGGGAGCGGGTGAACGGCGTGCATGACGTGCTCAAGGGGCTGGCGCAAGTCGATGCGACGCGCACCGCGGCGATCGGCTTCTGCTTCGGCGGCAAATGCGTGCTGGATCTCGCCCGTTCCGGCGCGGACATTGCCGGCGGCGTCAGCTTCCATGGCGTTTATGACGTGCCGCCTTTCCCCAATGCCGCAATCACCGCAAAGCTGCTGGTGTGCCATGGCTGGGACGACCCCATCGCACCGCCGGAAGCGACCGTCGGCCTGGCGCGCGAACTGACGAATGCGGGCTGCGACTGGCAGATCCACGCCTATGGCGGGACCGGTCACGCCTTCACCGACGAAGCCGTCAACATGCCGGAAAAGGGATTGGCCTATAGCCCCAGCGCCGATCGCCGCAGCTTCCGCGCGATGGTGGATTTCCTGGCGGAACTGTTCAATTAATCTTCCGCTCGTTCGAGCGAAGTCGAGAAACTTGTGCGGGAGCGTTACTCGACCTCGCTCGAAACGAACGGAGAGTAGGATTGTCTCACCGCGTCGGGATGCGCCGCGCGCTCGCCAGATGGTGCGCATGGGTGATCGCGACCGCCAGCGCATCCGACGCATCCGGCCCGACGATCTTCGCGCCGGGCAGCAGCCGCGACACCATGGCATGGACCTGATCCTTCGACGCATTGCCTACGCCAACCACCGATTTCTTGACGAGGCGCGCGGCATATTCGCCGACCTCCATGCCCGATCGCGCCGCATTGAGCAGGATCACGCCGCGCGCCTGCCCCAGTTTCAGCGTCGATTGCGGGTTCACATTGACGAACACCTCCTCCACCGCCGCGCCATCGGGCCGATGTTCGAGGATAAGGTCGGTCAACGCCAGATCGAGCGCCAGCAACCGCGTCGACAACGCCATGGCGCTATCGGTCTTGATCTGGCCATTGGCGATATGGGTCAGCCGATTGCCATCGGCGGCGATCAGCCCCCAGCCGGTCGTGCCAAGGCCGGGGTCGAGGCCCAGGAGAATCATGCGCTTATCCTCTCCCCGCCGGGGAGAGGATAGCAAGGCTTGCCGACCTGTCGGCTAGCCGCGCTTGGAGAGGGGGTAGAGCCGCCAAGGCTGCGCAACCCTCTCCCCCACGGGGAGAGGGATTGGAGATCAACCCAGTTTCTCCATCACGTCGTCGGACACTTCGTAATTGCCCCAGACGGTCTGGACGTCGTCATCGTCTTCCAGCGTATCGACCAGCTTCAACAGCGTGGCGGCGTTGGATTCGTCGACTTCCATGGTCGTCTGCGGCTTCCAGGCGAGCTTCGCGCTGTCGGCGGCGCCAATCTTGGCTTCCAGCGCCTTGGCGACTTCATGGAGCGCGTCCATCGCGGTCCAGATTTCATGCTCGTCCTCGTTGGACGACACGTCCTCCGCGCCCGCTTCCAGCGCCGCTTCGAAGATCGCGTCGGCGTCCCCGGCTGCGGCGGGATAGGTGATCAGGCCCACCCGATCGAAACCATGGCTGACCGCGCCCGAAGCGCCCAGATTGCCGCCATTCTTGGAGAAAGCAGTGCGCACATTGGTCGCGGTGCGGTTGCGATTGTCGGTCAGCGCTTCGACGATGATGGCGATGCCGCCGGGGCCATAGCCCTCATAGCGTACTTCCTCATAATTCTCGCCGCCCGCCGCGTTCGCCTTGTCGATCGCACGCTGGATATTGTCCTTGGGCATGGACTGCGCCTTGGCAGCGTTGACCGCCAGGCGCAGGCGCGGGTTCATGTCCGGATCGGGCATGCCCATCTTGGCTGCGACGGTGATTTCGCGGCTAAGCTTGGAGAACATCGAGGAACGCTTCTTGTCCTGTGCGCCCTTGCGATGCATGATGTTCTTGAATTTGGAATGGCCGGCCACGGCCTTCTCCCCAATATTTCTGTGAAAGCGAAGGGCGCTCTCTAGCGAGCAGCGCCCGTTCGCGCAACTCAGAGCGGGGATCCGATTGCATCGGATCACCGCTCCAAGTTACAGGTTTACGCGATTTCCGAGTCATCAGATGATTTCATCTGATTGGAAATCGCTTTAGACGAGGATTGCGGTGCCCGACGCCGACACCATCAGCATCGACCCGTTGGACCCGATGACTTCATAGTCGAGATCGACGCCCACTACCGCATTGGCGCCCAGCGCCGCCGCGCGCGTGCGCATTTCGCCGATCGCCTGTTCGCGGGCGCGCTGCAGCACATCCTCATAAGCGCCCGATCGCCCGCCCACGATATCGCGGACGCTGGCGAACAGGTCGCGAAACAGGTTGGCGCCCACGATCACCTCGCCGGTGACGATGCCCAGATACTCCTTCGCAGGCCGCCCTTCCAAGCGGCTGGTGGTGCTGACGATGACATCAGACATGGGGCGCTTCTCCTGAATTACCGAGGGTTATTCCATTCCCAGCGCGGCGAGATAGGTCTGGAGGATGGCTTCCATTTCCTGCCGGTCGTGCGGCTGCATTTTGCGCAGGCGGACGATCTGGCGCATGATCTTGCCGTCATAGCCGTTTGACTTGGCCTCCAGGTAGACGTCCTTGATATCGTCGCCGATGCCCTTCTTTTCCTCTTCCAGCCGCTCGATGCGCTCGATGAAAAGGCGTAGCTGGTCGGCGGCGACGTTGGGTTCGCTCATGGGTCTTGTCTCCAAACTGTGAATCGGTTGGAGGGCGTCCTAGTGATTGTCGGCGTTCTTCGCCACACTCTCTTTCATCCGCGCCAACTGCTCCGGCGTCGCGTCGCCCTGATGCCGCTCTTTCCACTCGGCAAACGGCATGCCGTGGATGATTTCGCGCGCCTGATCGCGCGTCATCTCCCCGTCCGCCTCCGCGATCCAGTCGGCCAGGCAGTTGCGGCAAAAGCCCGCCAGACCCATCAGGTCGATATTCTGGACGTCGGTGCGATGCTGCAAATGCGCGACCAGGCGGCGGAAGGCGGTTGCGGCCACGGCATCTGTGACTATGCTGTCCGTCATCGGTGGGAGAAACCTTTCGCTGATCTACATCATCCTGTCGTGCAGCACGGATAACCCATAACGACGCACTGGCAAGCCCCACGCGGCAGGCGAGCAGCGATCAGACGGTCAGGAGAAGACATGACGAAATTACCGCCCCGTTCGCGCAAGGTCCGCATCTTGGCGACCCTTGGCCCCGCGAGCGATACGCCCGACATGATCCGGGCGCTGTTCGTCGCCGGGGCCGACGCCTTCCGCATCAATATGAGCCATGGCGCGCATGAGGATCATGCCGCGCGCATCGCCATCATCCGCGCGCTGGAAAAGGAATTTCAGCGGCCAACCACGATCCTGGGCGATCTGCAAGGCCCAAAGCTGCGCGTCGGCACCTTCGAAAAGGGGCTGGCGCTATTGGAACGCGGCATGGCTTTCACCCTGGACCGCGACGAAACGCCAGGCAACGCGCGCCGCGTGAACCTGCCCCACCCGGAAATCTACGCCGCGCTGGTGCCCGAAACCCGGCTGTTGCTGGACGACGGCAAGATGGTGCTGCGGGTGAAGGCCATCACCGCGGACCGGATCGAGACGATCGTGGAGGTCGGCGGCACCCTGTCCAACCGCAAGGGCGTGAACGTGCCCGACGTGGTCGTGCCGGTGCCCGCGCTGACCGACAAGGATCGCCGCGACCTCAGCTTTGCGATGCAACAGGGCTGCGACTGGATCGCTTTGAGCTTCGTACAGCGGCCCGAGGATCTGGCCGAAGCGCGCAAGCTGATGGGCGGCTATGGATCGCTGATGGCGAAGATCGAAAAGCCGTCCGCCGTGCAGCGGCTGGAGGAGATTATCGAACTGGCCGACGGTGTCATGGTCGCGCGTGGCGACCTAGGCGTGGAACTGCCGCCGCAATCAGTGCCGCCGCTGCAAAAGCAGATCGTCGCCACCGCGCGCCGCATGGGCCGCCCGGTGGTGGTCGCGACCCAGATGCTCGAATCGATGATCAAATCGCCCTCGCCCACCCGCGCCGAAGTGTCGGACGTGGCGACGGCGGTCTATGACGGCGCGGACGCGATCATGCTGTCAGCGGAAACCGCGGCGGGCGACTGGCCGGTCGAGGCGGTGACGATGATGGACAGCATCGCGCACAGCGTCGAGCGCGATCCGGGCTATTTCGGGCGGCTTCATTATACCGAGACGAAGCCGGACCCGACCACGGCCGACGCGCTGGCCGAAGCGGCCGGTAATATCGTGGGCATCGTCGGCGCCAGCGTCATCACATGCTTCACCCTGTCGGGCAGCACCGTGCGCCGCGTGGCGCGCGAACGGCCCAACGCGCCGATCCTGGCGCTGACCCCGCGATCGGACACGGCACGCAAGCTGGGCCTGACCTGGGGCGTCCACGCCATCCGTACCAAAGATATCGGGACGTTCGAGGAGATGATCGGCAAGGCGCGTCGCATGGCGCTGCGCCACGACATGGCCGAAAAGGGTGGCAAGATCGTGGTGCTGGCCGGTGTCCCCTTCGGCACGCCGGGATCGACCAACGTGCTGCACGTCACCGCGATTCGCGGCGACGAGTTGAAAGGCCGCGACGAGGGGTAAGTGCAACAGACCTGTGCCCCGGCGAAAGCCGGGGTCCAGAGTCGCACAGGCTGCGCCAGAGAACTCTGGACCCCGGCTTTCGCCGGGGCACAATATGGCCCATGCCGCCCTACAAAACGCGGAAAAGCGCCCGATCGTCTTTGATCAGGCGCTTGCCGCAGTGTCACGAAAACCCGTCGCCCCCTAAGCAGGGGCGACGCGTAGCCTTTTAGCCCTGGCGAGCCTTGAAGCGACGGTTGGTCTTGTTGATGACATAGGTGCGGCCGCGACGGCGGATCACACGGTTGTCCCGGTGACGGCCCTTGAGCGACTTGAGCGAGTTGCGGATCTTCATGGCAGACGGCCCTTGATGAATCTGATGTGGTCGAATTTCGAAGCGCAGCCCCTATGGGTCGGGCAGCCCAAAGTCAAGGGCGGCAGGCGCTCTTTTGCCGCCGTTCATCCTTCATGCAGCAACTTCGTGGCTTCACGCGTTGAGGGGGGAATTATATGCCCCATATCGTCTTTAGGGTGCCGCGCCGTCGGCAAACCCGTTGGAGTTGAACCCATGTCGAAGCGCCTCTTGCTCCTTGCCGCCATCGCCCTGCCCTTTGCCGCCCTGCCCCTCGGCATGACCGCATCAGCGGCCCCGCGCGTGGAAGTCACGCGATTCCATATGGGCGCTCCGGCTCGGTCCGGCACGCTCGCGGTCGAAGAAATGCCCGGCAATCCGGACATCAGCCTGGAATTTCGCACCTATGCCAACGCCGTGTCGCAGGAATTGCAGCGCGTCGGATTCACCCCTACGGGCGATGGTCCCACGGCCGCGTCGAGCGACTATGTCGCGCTGGTCAGTTTCAGCCGCACCTTCCGCCCGACCGGCGTCGATCGCAGCAGCGACCGGCCGGTCAGCGTCGGCGTGGGCGGCGGCATCGGCAGTGGCGGCGGTCGCCGGGGCGGCACCTTCGGCGGGCTGGGCCTGGGCGTGGGCATCAACCTGTCGGGCAAGCCCAAGGATATCGTGACGACCGAACTGCATGTGCAATTGCGCCGCCGGTCCAATTCGACCGCGATCTGGGAAGGGCGCGCCTCCACCGAGGCAAGGCAGGGGAAGCCCGAGTCGCAACCCGCCACCGCCGCGCAGAAACTCGCCGCCGCCTTGATCGGGGGCTATCCCGGTGAATCGGGGCGCACTATAATGGTCAAATGACCATCAGCATCTCAAGCGGCTTCGACAGCGGCAATATCCGCGTCCTGTCCATCACCGACACCCTAACGGGCGTCCGCGCGGAACTGGAGATCGTCACCGATCATCAGAGCGACTTCTATCAATGGTTCCATTTCCGGCTCGCCAACGCGGCGGGGCGCGAGGTGGAACTGGCGATCGTCAATTGCGGGCAGTCGGCCTATCCGGGCGGCTGGACCGGCTATAGCGCGCGGGTCAGCGAGGATCGCGAAAACTGGTATCTGGCCGACACCAGCTATGCCGACGGCACGCTGACCATCCGCCTGACGCCCGACAGCGGCGCCGTCTGGATCGCCTATTTCGCGCCCTATTCGATGGAACGGCACCACGACCTGATCGCCTGGGCCGCCAGCCAGCCGGGCGTCGTGCATCGCGAACTAGGACTGACGCTGGACGGCCAGCCGATGGACCTGCTGACGATCGGCGATGGCCCCAAGCAAGTGTGGCTCTACGCCCGCCAGCATCCGGGCGAAACGATGGCGGAATGGTGGATGGAAGGCGCGCTGGAACGGCTGTGCGACGAAGAGGACGCGGTCGCCCGCCTGCTGCGGCAAAAAGCGACGATCCATCTGGTGCCGAACATGAACCCGGACGGCAGCCGTCGCGGCCACCTGCGCACCAATGCAGTCGGCGTGAACCTGAACCGGGAATGGCATGAGCCGACGGCCGAACGCAGCCCCGAAGTGCTGATGGTCCGCGATGCGATGGACGCGACGGGCGTCGATTTCGCCATGGACGTCCATGGCGACGAAGCCATCGCCGCCGTCTTCATCGCTGGCTTTGAAGGCATCCCGTCGATCACCGATCGGCAGGTCACGCTCTATCACCGCTATCGCGACACGCTGGCCGCGCGGACGCCCGATTTCCAGACGCGCTTGGGCTATCCGGTTGCGGGCGTGGGCAAGGCTAACCTGTCCATGTCCACCAACCAGCTGGCCGAACGCTTCGGCGCGGTGGCGATGACGCTGGAAATGCCGTTCAAGGATAATGACGACCTGCCCGATGCCGATTTCGGCTGGTCCCCGGCCCGGTCGATGCAGTTGGGCAAGGATTGCCTGGCCGTGCTGGCGGAGATGATCGGAGATATTTAGGTCTTATGTGTTCCCGCGAAGGCGGGAACCCAGTTGATACGGCGGACTGGGTTCCCGCCGCCGCGGGAACACGAGGCTATTGCCAATCAAACGGCAGCGGCGCTTCTCGGAACGCGAAGCGGTCGAGATGATCTGCCACCACCTTCTTGAACGTCTCGACATCCGCGTCAGCGTTCGGCTCCAGCACGACCACCAATGCCTCCGGCTCCGCCGCCATGCGGATCGTTCCCATGGGGAAGGCGATCTCCCCCTTCTCGGCGTCGAATTGCACCTCAAACTTGTGGCTCCAATGTTTGCAAAGCTGTTGCAGATAACGGCTGCCGTTGGTGGTCGGCACAGTTGCGGT from Sphingobium sp. HWE2-09 includes:
- a CDS encoding M14 family metallopeptidase; translation: MTISISSGFDSGNIRVLSITDTLTGVRAELEIVTDHQSDFYQWFHFRLANAAGREVELAIVNCGQSAYPGGWTGYSARVSEDRENWYLADTSYADGTLTIRLTPDSGAVWIAYFAPYSMERHHDLIAWAASQPGVVHRELGLTLDGQPMDLLTIGDGPKQVWLYARQHPGETMAEWWMEGALERLCDEEDAVARLLRQKATIHLVPNMNPDGSRRGHLRTNAVGVNLNREWHEPTAERSPEVLMVRDAMDATGVDFAMDVHGDEAIAAVFIAGFEGIPSITDRQVTLYHRYRDTLAARTPDFQTRLGYPVAGVGKANLSMSTNQLAERFGAVAMTLEMPFKDNDDLPDADFGWSPARSMQLGKDCLAVLAEMIGDI
- a CDS encoding DUF2312 domain-containing protein encodes the protein MSEPNVAADQLRLFIERIERLEEEKKGIGDDIKDVYLEAKSNGYDGKIMRQIVRLRKMQPHDRQEMEAILQTYLAALGME
- a CDS encoding DUF1244 domain-containing protein; its protein translation is MTDSIVTDAVAATAFRRLVAHLQHRTDVQNIDLMGLAGFCRNCLADWIAEADGEMTRDQAREIIHGMPFAEWKERHQGDATPEQLARMKESVAKNADNH
- a CDS encoding DUF2218 domain-containing protein — translated: MTLTATVPTTNGSRYLQQLCKHWSHKFEVQFDAEKGEIAFPMGTIRMAAEPEALVVVLEPNADADVETFKKVVADHLDRFAFREAPLPFDWQ
- the pyk gene encoding pyruvate kinase, whose protein sequence is MTKLPPRSRKVRILATLGPASDTPDMIRALFVAGADAFRINMSHGAHEDHAARIAIIRALEKEFQRPTTILGDLQGPKLRVGTFEKGLALLERGMAFTLDRDETPGNARRVNLPHPEIYAALVPETRLLLDDGKMVLRVKAITADRIETIVEVGGTLSNRKGVNVPDVVVPVPALTDKDRRDLSFAMQQGCDWIALSFVQRPEDLAEARKLMGGYGSLMAKIEKPSAVQRLEEIIELADGVMVARGDLGVELPPQSVPPLQKQIVATARRMGRPVVVATQMLESMIKSPSPTRAEVSDVATAVYDGADAIMLSAETAAGDWPVEAVTMMDSIAHSVERDPGYFGRLHYTETKPDPTTADALAEAAGNIVGIVGASVITCFTLSGSTVRRVARERPNAPILALTPRSDTARKLGLTWGVHAIRTKDIGTFEEMIGKARRMALRHDMAEKGGKIVVLAGVPFGTPGSTNVLHVTAIRGDELKGRDEG
- a CDS encoding dienelactone hydrolase family protein, which gives rise to MSITRTVIVQNMAGSPFEHVAVFDDTAGPLPGVLLFPNVLGTKEADFAYAEKVAALGYAVLVADVYGQGKRTSRADSDAGRYMNALNADRALLRERVNGVHDVLKGLAQVDATRTAAIGFCFGGKCVLDLARSGADIAGGVSFHGVYDVPPFPNAAITAKLLVCHGWDDPIAPPEATVGLARELTNAGCDWQIHAYGGTGHAFTDEAVNMPEKGLAYSPSADRRSFRAMVDFLAELFN
- the ruvC gene encoding crossover junction endodeoxyribonuclease RuvC, with the protein product MILLGLDPGLGTTGWGLIAADGNRLTHIANGQIKTDSAMALSTRLLALDLALTDLILEHRPDGAAVEEVFVNVNPQSTLKLGQARGVILLNAARSGMEVGEYAARLVKKSVVGVGNASKDQVHAMVSRLLPGAKIVGPDASDALAVAITHAHHLASARRIPTR
- a CDS encoding heavy metal-binding domain-containing protein — protein: MSDVIVSTTSRLEGRPAKEYLGIVTGEVIVGANLFRDLFASVRDIVGGRSGAYEDVLQRAREQAIGEMRTRAAALGANAVVGVDLDYEVIGSNGSMLMVSASGTAILV
- the ykgO gene encoding type B 50S ribosomal protein L36, which translates into the protein MKIRNSLKSLKGRHRDNRVIRRRGRTYVINKTNRRFKARQG
- a CDS encoding YebC/PmpR family DNA-binding transcriptional regulator, with translation MAGHSKFKNIMHRKGAQDKKRSSMFSKLSREITVAAKMGMPDPDMNPRLRLAVNAAKAQSMPKDNIQRAIDKANAAGGENYEEVRYEGYGPGGIAIIVEALTDNRNRTATNVRTAFSKNGGNLGASGAVSHGFDRVGLITYPAAAGDADAIFEAALEAGAEDVSSNEDEHEIWTAMDALHEVAKALEAKIGAADSAKLAWKPQTTMEVDESNAATLLKLVDTLEDDDDVQTVWGNYEVSDDVMEKLG